The genomic stretch CTGCAGTACAAAAATGTAAACTTTGATAACTCATTATAATAGAATAAACTCTTTATgtacaaaaatacattttcatatgaATGAAGCATCTTGAATAAATTAAAGTACTCTCCAGCCCAGTGCCTGAATAGCTACCGAGGCAAGAGTCTTGGGTTCTTCCTAAACCAAGCCTGCAGTGGTGGGGGTCGGGATCCATAATGCATGAAGCCCACTCCTTGTCTCTCCTTTTTAAgccttttcattgtattgtcAGCCGGCTCAAACCGAATTTTCATGCTCGTTTTTCTTCATTAGAGTTCTACAAATTGTAAAATTGACTTTTCACCTCGTCTTCAGGGGCTGATCTGTCCCTTTTCTAAATCACACTGAAGTGGTGGCTGGGGTCAGCTCTGAGCCTGCCACAAAGGAGGTTTTGTGGAGTTCAGAAAGTGCAAAAGGGAAGGCTGTCtaggggcgggcaggaggggcccggggctgagggctggagaAAACAGACCAAGGGGAAGCCGTGGCGAGGGTGCAGCGACCTAACAAGCGGCTCAGGTATCCCCCATCCCTTTAAAGCTCCCGCTTCCTCCCTCCGCCTAGACTGGGGGTCCCGAGGCCGCAGCTGGGGCCCCATCTACTACTACTGCCTGttgcctgggggaagggagaggtaaagGTGTCCAAAAGGGCCTAGTGGTAAGGGATGAAACAGGGCGTTGTACGGAGCAAGTCTTTGGGCAGgctggggaaggagaaaagggggtCGCCAAGACTGTAGGAGAAGTCTTCGGAGGTGGCAGGGCTACTGGGGTCAGAGAGTGGTGAGGAGGCGGCAGCGCATGGGGAGGCGGCAGCACCGGAGCCCCAGGACTCGGCGTCGCTGGCGGGGCTCGGGGGCCCTGGCAGGCAGGGGTTGCACTGTGGCGGCAGGAGGCGCTCTCGGGCACCGCCTCCGGGCAGCCCCTGGTCTGCCAGGCGCAGAGTCTCGGCCAGAGCCCAGATGTAGTTGTAGGCGAAGCGCAGCGTCTCGATCTTGGTGAGCTTGGTGTCGTCAGGGAAGGAGGGCAGCACGCTGCGCAGCGCGTCAAGGGCTGCGTTCAAGTTGTGCATGCGGTTGCGCTCACGGTCGTTGGCCTTGACGCGCCGGCTCCTACGAAGCGAGTGCAGCAGTGCCTCGGAGCGCACCCGTGCGCGGCCccggcgccgccgccgctcctGCTCGTCGTCGTGCGCCCGGGGAGTATCTGACACCCCGGGAATCCCGGGTGCGCCCCTGTGGGCCGGCACGGGCGGCACTGAGGCGGAAGCTGACTGTTGGAGCCTGGTACAGTCCTCTTCATCCGTGAGGAATCCGGACAggtcactgctgctgctgctgctgctgctggcgcaGTCGAGGTCAGAGAGGCAGGTCTCCAGGGGGGCTGGCATCTCTGCGTCGGGCAGGACCGACGGACAGATAAGGGAGCGCTTAGAGGGCAGGAACTCGGGCTGAGGGCAGGACCGTTGGGGCACACTTACTTTCCGAACGGCCCGGGCTTACTCTGTGCCCGCTGCGGGCACGAAGGCCTGGAAGGGCGCACTGGAAACTTGGCCTTTTCTCCTCGCCTCGCCTGCAGGGGCCACGCTCCAGCCGGTCTCCCGAGTGATCTCGCCGGCAATCAGATCAGCTCGTGTGAGTACCGAGTGTGGCACACGACTGGCCTCAGGACCCCTTAAGTATCCGGCACAACAATAGGggcccccctccctggccaccttcGTCCCCGAGGCAGCCCCCGTGAATGGAGCGAGGCGGCAGGTCAGCCCCGTGCGGCGCCCGGGTATTTGCATAATTTATGCTTGCGGGGggccgcccctgcccctccccccgcccggagCGTGCCCGTAATTACCTCGGGCCAATCGGCGGCGGCGCGGCCCTGGAGCTGTCTCGGGGCTTAGCCCGCCAGGGCGTTTCCAGTCAGTGAAAAATggaggcgggggcggcgggcgaTTAGCCGCCAAGGCACGCTCctccgggggcgggcggggcgccccTCGCTGGGGTGGGATGGCCAGGCGGGGCGCTGGAAAGTGTGAGCAGCGCAGCGAGTAGCGGAAACCTGGAGCCAGCTGGGATCCTGGGTTTGCTTCCTCTTTCAGGCCGTTTGATTTTGGGAAAGTGATTTGACTTCActttccccatatgtaaaatggTCCACAAAGTCTACTCTGAAGAGGTTGATGTGAGATTTCGTGGGATATTTGGCAAGATACTTTTGCTAGATGAATGGTTGCGAGATAGAGAGCCTCGGAACTCGGGAAAACCCTATCCAAATAGACAGGGGAATGGCTCTGCCACCTTcaccagggggcgggggtggaggaccTGTTCGGAAAGTAAAGGAACGGATGATTTCCCAAGTTGGTGGAACCTAGGCAATCTCCCCCCAACACCTCCCCCAATAGCCCTAGCACAGTCGGAATCCCTTCCCCTCGGGGAGCTcttgcagcctcctccccacGTCCCACCTCCCATTTGCCCTTCAGTCTCTTTGCTTACATCCTCTGAGGCCCCCTTCAGTGGAACCCATTTAGGGGACAGGAGAGAGGGTAGCAAGCACCCCTCACactccacccccttctccccttaGTGAGTGAGGGAAAGGCTCCTATTCTAGCAGGTTTATATTCTGCATGTCAGGAGTTGCTTTTCTTTGGTCACCAGTGCTTACTCTGGAGCAGTGGAGGTCCAGACACCCCCAACTCTGTACTTAGGGGAAAACAGTCACTAAGGAACAGTACCAGATTATGGGGGTGGGgttgaaaacaaaatgaataactTTTAGCAAAGTTTTACCCCTCTCCTCCTGATATCTGGGTGGTGGCCTCAGTCCTTTAGCCATTGTCCTCAGAGCAGACTCTGCCTTGGGCACTGTCCTCTTTCTAGAGGGGTGCTCTCTGGAGGCCGAGCCCACCTTGGCTGGCTGACCAGTGCTTGTCTTCTGGCTCAGTGGATTTTACCagtcctcccttcccctgctgcaCTCCATATGTACTCCCACctagtggggagaggggaggctggaCACAGTCATATATGAGGGCTTTAGGTGTTTTAGAAGTCATAAAAAGTGGCTTTAGTCAGTTTAAGCAAGAAAGGGAAATTATTGAGTGCGACTGGGCATCTTAAGGATCCCAAGGGCTGCTGGCATTTGTGTGAGCCTGCAGTAGCCAGGTATCCTAGGTCTGCTtcttgcctctgtttctctccctgctTCAGCTTCCCATGGCTCCAATGCACTCCCACCAGCTTTGACTTGATGACATCTCTGTACCTCTGTATTATTTTCCCGAGACTGCCGTAATAAATTGTTGCCAACTAGGGGCCTTAAAACAacagatttattctcttacagttcagGAGGCCAGAATTTTGaaatcaaagtgtcagcaggGTTGACTCTTTTTGGAAGTTCCGAGGGAAAATGTATTTTGTGCCTCTCCTAGCTTCCGGTGGCTTCTGTCAGTGCttagcattccttggcttgtaacAGCACCACTTCAatttctgcctctttctcttctGTGCTTCTGTGTCTTCTTTTCTGTCTAAGGACAATTGTGAATGGATTTAGGACTATCCCAATCCAGAATGATTTCATCTTGAAATCCTTACTTTAATTCCAGCTGCAAAGACCCTTATTCCAAATAAGTTCACATTCTGAAGTTCTAAGTGGATATATCTTTTGGGGAGCCAGTATTAACATACTACAGGTCCTTTTTCCAAATTGCTGGAGGGAAGAACCTGTTTGGTCAGGGGAACAGGGTCATCAAAGTGGCCATTTGTCATTTCTTGGCTGCCTTGCACCTGAAGAGCCTTCCTATTGAGGAATTTGAATGCATGAGCCCTTCCTTCCTCATTTATGGCAATTAGGAACTACCACTTGGAACTTAGGCTCTGGGCTAGTGGCAGTTCAGAGTACATTTGTGTTGTGACAGCAACTGGTTAGGGTTAGGGAGTGACCAGTGGTAAAAGAGGTGGCTAGGAGCCACTGGGCATCCTGACCTAGTTCTTCCCTGTGCATGCCTTCAGCTGTGGTTTTgcgtgcgcgcgtgcgcgcgcacacacacacacacacacacacctattttcCAAACCTGGTTCTCTAGTCTTCCCATGAGTGCACAAGAAACTTCATAGTAGATATTTTCCtagtagggttttgtttttttttgcttgagtTGGCCATGTTTAATATCTATGGTTTGCTAAATAAAACACTGAGTTAAATGCTTAGATTGCCAAAGCATAGTGAGTGACTGAACAACCCATATACCATAttattgtctgttttgttttgtttgttttgttttggtttgtgttgttgttaattctcacccaaggatatttttcccattggtttttagagagagtggaagggagggagggaaagaaagagagggagagagagagagagagagagagagagagagagagagagagagagagaacattgatgtgagatgtTTGCCACCCACATGtgtcccaactggggctggggatggaacctacatcctaggtatgtgcccttgaccggaaatcgaacttgCAAACCTTCAGTgcacgggctgatgctccaaccactgagcaccactggcccAATCTTGTTGCCTATTCTGGACCAAGTACAGTGCTAGACACTGAAATAACAGAGGTGAAAAACTGGCTGATGGGGGCCAGGAGCTCTGAGTCTTGTAAGATGAGGCTTTAATGCCAGCGGAACCCTTAGAgagtatccatccatccactgcaCCTTATACATGGGAAACAGATGGAAGATGGGGAGGTCTTTTCTCCAGGTTACCCCAGGGATCTCTAGTAGTCAAACCTGGGCCAGACTCAGGAGTCCTTTCAAGCCCTCATTCCATGTTTTTCCATCACAATTAATCAATACATATATAGTGAGTGCCTACTGTATGCTGCCCTGTGCCAGGTGTCTGTGGAGAATCAGGCATACTATATAGTCTTGGGGCAGGAGAGACATGGTCACAGAAAAGTGACCTGCTACTGGCTGAGAGAAGTGCTGAGGACCCACTAAGAGAACAAATCTAAGGATCATTGTGTACCCCCCAAAGTGAAGGGGGTGTTCAGAAAAGGCTTCCTGTCAGAGAGGGGTTTGAGAAGGCCTTGAAGGATAGAAGGGATGTGAATAGACAATCTAGGTAAAAGGGAGCAGTGGGGATGACTGTGGCAACAATTTGTTGGGCAGTCTTGTGGGCCTTCTGTGGGGATCCAGTGAGAgaagagcagggggcagttggatgGGCCTTGAATGGCTCTGGTGGcctttcttctttctgtctcctGTACTTCCTGCTCTCTCTGAGTAAGGCTGTCCGAGTTGTTCTAGTGGCTTACTGCACAAGGGCAGCCAGGGCAAGTGGTGACTAAAGTCTAGCCTCTCCACCACCCACCAAGCTATGCATCCTGATGTGGGACTGCTCTGCCCAGAGAATTGTGCTTTTCACATGTGCACAAAGACACCTTAGGAGCTAGCAGTGACTCCGTGTTCTCACCTGCTTTTGTCTCCTCCTCTGCCTATACCTAGTGACCTGTCTCCTCTTAGCCTTGCTCTGCCTGCTCCTGGCTCTTGGGCATTGCTTGTGGCAGCTCCCCTCTGAACATTAGTGCCTGCCCTGGTGCTTTTCATAAGTGCATCTGAGGCTTGGGGCCCTCCTACAAGGGACCCAATGAGAATGGAACTGAATGCTGAGAGGATGAGAATGAGATGATAGCTTAGGCTCAGGCCTGTTCTTTATGAGGCTCAGAGTTTTCTCCTCAAGAGAAAAAACTCAAGGAGTTTTCCCCTCCTTCTAGGAGCATATGTATCCCTGCTAGAGAGGATGAAAGTTTCTCCCACTTTCCCGGATCTCTTGGTGCCTAATCAGAGCACATTTGTGGAAGCTCTTATTCCCAGAGCACAATAGGATGCAATGTGGACATGTAATAAATCCAACCACAGCAGGCACGCCGAGATGGTGAGGGCTGCACCAGGTGTTCTGGCTGCCTGATGTGTGAACCATCCAGCTGCCAatctgctggggggtggggtgaggtggggtggagatgggtgggtgggacagATGTTTCAAGAGACTGGATTAAACCAGAGTTTCTCACATTGTGGTCACCTGAGGTGTAGTGAGATGGGGGCTCCATCTCAGATGCTGAGAATTAGAATCTCTGGAAATCTGGACCACATGCTGTGGTCACTATTTGCTGACACCTAGAATCTCAAGCTTTACCATCCACCCTCTTATCCTATGCTTGCCTAAGCCCTTGAGGCAGATCGGGCAGGTATCTGTGGCAGG from Eptesicus fuscus isolate TK198812 chromosome 6, DD_ASM_mEF_20220401, whole genome shotgun sequence encodes the following:
- the NEUROG1 gene encoding neurogenin-1; this encodes MPAPLETCLSDLDCASSSSSSSSDLSGFLTDEEDCTRLQQSASASVPPVPAHRGAPGIPGVSDTPRAHDDEQERRRRRGRARVRSEALLHSLRRSRRVKANDRERNRMHNLNAALDALRSVLPSFPDDTKLTKIETLRFAYNYIWALAETLRLADQGLPGGGARERLLPPQCNPCLPGPPSPASDAESWGSGAAASPCAAASSPLSDPSSPATSEDFSYSLGDPLFSFPSLPKDLLRTTPCFIPYH